The genomic interval GCCAATTACAGAAAGATCAAGGCAATACAAGGGGAAACACGTGATGCAGGTATCACGCTCTGGTAGCAGTGCCCCGCTCAGGACCCAGGGGACAGCCAAGGTGATGGAGGCATGCAGGGGATACCAAGGCTCAGCCATGCAGCCAGGGCACATGGTGGCACGGGGTAGTGGGCTGCTGGGCACACACAGCCTCCTCCTGTccccatgccagggcagctgaTGCATGCTGCCGCTCCCCATGGCTCTTGCTCCATGTCCTTGTGCCACGGTCCTTGCTTCAGGACTGTTGCTGGTTCTGGGCACCATCCTGGGGGCTTTAGAAAGCCCCGCAGCTCCCGCGGCGGGACATGCCCCACCTCTGCGCACCAGGGAGGTAATACCCTGTGCCATAGGAAGAGAAACCAGAGCCGTAGGACCTCCCACAACTGCCAAAGCTGCTGGACCCATATTGGCCTCCATAGCCCAGGGAGCCCACGTCACCCATGTTGTCTCCAGAGCCTAGGGAACGGCCATACCCAGAGGAGCCCCCATAGCCTCCCAAACCAAAGGAGCTCCCATAGCCCCGGGAACCCCTATAGCCAGAGGAGCCCCCCAAGCCCAGGCAGCTCCCATAGCCCCCCAGACCAAAGGAGCCCTCATAACTCTGTGAGTTCCCATAACCCAAGGAGCCCCTGTAGCCAGAGGAGCCCCCCAAGCCCAGGGAGCTCCCATAGCCCCGGGAACGCCCATACCCAGAGGAGCCCCCATAGCTTCCCAAACCAAAGGAGCCCCCATAACTCCCCGAGCTCCTGTAGCCCAATGAACCCCCATAGCCCCCCAAACCAAAGGAGCCCCCATAGCCCTGGGAGCTTTGGGAACTGAAGGAACTCCCCAACCAGGCTGGGCCTGACGATCCCACAATGCTCTCCTGAGGAAAAGAGCTGAGTATTGGGCCCGGGACTGTCACCACAGCCGGCGGCGGGAAGATCACTGCTCTGGAGTCGGGGCATTGCTGCACACACGGCTCATTGTAGCTCTCGGCAATCGGCTGAGGGCAGGTCACCTCGCAGGGTCTCCAGGACTCACTGTAGCAAGACATCCTTCTTGTGATGGCTGAGAGTCTGCAATGCACAGCAGTAGGGAGTTTTATGGTAAATGAGCAAATACCAGAGCTGGACTGGGAGGACGTGAACCAAGATTGTTAAGCAATGACTCTGTGTCTGAAATATCAGAAGTTAACAGGGAAACAGATAAATTTATACATGCTAACAAATAAGACTCATTCTTGTATCAACTCAACCtttatcctttctttcttttcatcatgATCACCTTTGTAAATAACTTGATGTGAAACAGAGATTCAGTTCTGGATAAGTTAGATAGACAGATCTGTCTGTAGCAACTTGGACTGGTGAGGATGCACTCACAAAGTGTAAGAACCAGTGAAAGAGAAGCTAACAGGAATAGGAGAAAAGGCTCATTGACTATATGTATTAATTCAGACTTTATGAGGTGTAAGTCACCCCAAGTATTTCTATAGCTTGGAGATCTACTTCCTATCCTAATGCAGTGACTCCTGATACTGCACCTGGACAAAAACAcgttttcagaaggaaacaaagGACGTAAGTCTGTAAAAACACATGCAGGAATCATCTCTGTGACAAAAGCATTGTTAAAGTAAATACTAATAGTAGTAGAAAGAATGAGTGAAACCACACTTACCTTGTTCACTGCAGAGACTGAGACAAGAGAAGTGGATAGAAAGGCTACAGGTGATACGAGCTTTTATACTCTTCTTTAAGCCACCCTTTGTGCCTCTGGTCCTAATTCATTACAAAACAAACGTGATGGTGGGAGCTTTGATTTTGCCACCTCAGCACTGTCCCTCCCAAATGCTAGTGTGGGTGTGATGCAACTGCTGATGACAATTTTGGGAACTTGCAGCTGAAGGGTTGCCATACAGTCATCGACTGAAAGCCAGAACAAGAGTCATGCGTCATGTTAGTCCCATTTTAATGTTCAAGGTAGTATTTACATGGTCTGGAGCCCTTTTTGGTGCCACGTGCACAAACCAGGTGAAGGTCATCCAACATGTGAAGTTTGGCTCTGAGAGGACACAAGTTCTCCTTGTGGCTGGCTAGGGATCTATAAATGTTGTTATACAGCAGAGCAAAGAGCTGACACGATGCAGGCGCACTCCTGATGGGATATCACTATTGCTAATAACAGCATGAAAGCAGTAAGCCCTGGAAAAGGTTTTAGCTTGTGCTCTAAGCTTTTCATTTTACCTACAATTAACCCAGGCAGGGAGACCTGTGTCTGATTTACTGCACCTGTCAAATGATACAGGGGAATGATACAGTCCCATCATCACTAGCAATATTAACTACAACCAAAGCAGAGCTAGCATCGGTCCATTGAAACCTctcccaacatccttctctcaaGTCTTCTGAGAAAATTCAGAGGACACTAGGTTAACAGAGGAATGGCTGGGTTAAGTGACACCttcaaagaggcagaaaaggccttatTGATATAGCCAGAACTGTTGACAGGGTCTCTGTCTAAAGTTAATACCAAACatctaaaatttcatttgaaatctCTACTTCTAGAAGTTCAgttagaaatgcatttaaaaacaatcctaattttctttccccccacccaTGAAGTACTGACCACTTAAGAAAAAGTGGGAAATTAAAATAGCGTTAAAAAGGAGATATCTTAATGGGATAAGTCTGTGGCACCATAGAGTTATTTGCAAATCTGTTCTTTTCTAATTTTACAATATTGCAAAAGATAGGCTATAAATTACCTCTAAATTGTAAGATAGCTGTGCCTTTGAAGTGTCATCAGGATTTGCTGATAATAATGACAGGCACCTGGAAGATAATGACTTTAAGCTGCTTCACAAATACTCGTTAATACTTAGTGCTCGCAATTTCTGTTATTATCATATTAAATGAAGAAGGGCAGGATTTAGAAGCTCCCTTGTTATGAAACAGCATCGCTTAAAATATATGCCAACAAATGTCACTCCTTTTGATTCTATAACCAGACTGTGATTTGTAACTTCAATGCTTGCAAGGATTTGATTTTCATTCATGATATCAAGTTCTTTATTTTACTAAGTATTAATACGTTTGGGGAGATTATGACATGTCCATGCTACAGACTATAGATAGTAGCTTCATCTCCCTTTACTAGCCAGGATTTTGCTAATATGCCTGAAATATCTATTGCCTTAAATTCTAGGTTGGGGGAAGAGCCCCAttaaaaattatctgaattttcAGGCTTAACTGGCTATCTGTCCATGTTCTGAAAAACAAGGGGTCTCAAGCTGATGTCCTAAAATCTCTACTCCTAGACTTTCCAAATCATTTGCTCTCACTTCTAAATGACCCCCTCTCTTATGCATGAAGCTGTACCTAATGACACAGAGCACTTCGTTCACACATCTCTAAACTGATGCTCTTGCACAAGATTTGTGTGCTGATAGTTGCGTGTTTGTGTATAACTATAGTACAACACATCAAATATGAATTTTTAGTGGGTGTTTGTAAAGCCTCTTATTGTTCCTAGGAGGATCTGGAACATCTCTGAAGTGTCACTGCCTCAATGACATTTCAGACAGCAGTAAAAATAACAATGGAATCCACCTTACAATTCATGAGTGATTAATGGTATTTGATCTGCAAATACAGATGTTAAAACCCCCATGTTTCTAAACCAGATGCAGATACCTGAAATTCTCCCTTTCCTGTTACGTCTCTCCCTCTTTTTATCCAGCTTGCATGTATTTTCATAGTATTCACTTAAATGGCACTATTCGTAAAAGACAGGTAACTTTAATTGATCCTTACTCATCTACcctaaaaaaatcaaacttattATCTTAAAACTTAAAGTGGAATTAAATAGCAGATGGCCCAATGCTGGTGCTGGGTATTAGATGTCTGAAAGATCTCATCATTCACCAGACCAATGCCCACAAGTTGGTAGTGACATTGTATCACACCTGTTTTTGAAGGTGGGGAGTGGCAGTGCAAAGCAAGCAAAATTAAATCCCTCAATGTGAAGGTTGTTTTGTTACTATGTAGGACCTGAGGCACAAAGGGTGTTTCATATCTGTAAGCAGTTTGAGAAAAGTATAAAAGCTGTCTCCACTCCAAGGCTCTCTATACACATCTCCTGGCTTATTCTCCTTGGTGAACAGGGTAAGTCTGATTTGGCTCAACCTCTATCCTCCTCAAGCTTTTTTCTGTTGATGCTAAATTCTACATGATGCTATGGATTGGCAGGTTAGAGAACTGCGGGTGTCTGAAGGTGTGATCCTTAGAACAAAATGGGAAGTTTTACTATGCCACTTTGAATAACCATTTCCCAGGCATTTCAGCTCCAATTCAGGATCTACATgcattataaaatttaaaaatatcagagTGATCATAGTATCTACCACCTTGTGGTAGTACTTGCCCCATAAGGGTAAATATTCTTATTTGGAAGTTGAGTGTTACTGGGGAAGCAATATGAAACTGGCTATatctgatactttttttcttaacttgCTGTAAATACCTTACCAAACTTCAGTCTGTTTCAGCTGGTCTTAATAAATTAGATTCATCATACTACAAGCAAGAGCAGTAATATCAAGTGTGGGATTCACCATACATGACATTAGATGTCTGCATCTGCGCATGACATCTAGGGTATCTTGACCGTAAACGAAGTCTAAGATGTGATTTATGTGACCAGATGTAGGTATACTTTACAAAGTAATGAACTCTGGGCTGTCACAATTTCCACTGACTATAAAGCAAGCACAGGCATCTAGAGTCAGGTCAAAATTTCTGCATGTGAAACCTCCCTACTGTGCGTTGCAGACTCTCAGTCATCACAAGAAGGATGTCTTGCTACAGTGAGTCCTGGAGACCCTGCGAGGTGACCTGCCCTCAGCCGATTGCCGAGAGCTACAATGAGCCGTGTGTGCAGCAATGCCCCGACTCCAGAGCAGTGATCTTCCCACCGCCGGCTGTGGTGACAGTCCCGGGCCCAATACTCAGCTCTTTTCCTCAGGAGAGCATTGTGGGATCGTCAGGCCCAGCCTGGTTGGGGAGTTCCTTCAGTTCCCAAAGCTCCCAGGGCTATGGGGGCTCCTTTGGTTTGGGGGGCTATGGGGGTTCATTGGGCTACAGGAGCTCGGGGAGTTATGGGGGCTCCTTTGGTTTGGGAAGCTATGGGGGCTCCTCTGGGTATGGGCGTTCCCGGGGCTATGGGAGCTCCCTGGGCTTGGGGGGCTCCTCTGGCTACAGGGGCTCCTTGGGTTATGGGAACTCACAGAGTTATGAGGGCTCCTTTGGTCTGGGGGGCTATGGGAGCTGCCTGGGCTTGGGGGGCTCCTCTGGCTATAGGGGTTCCCGGGGCTATGGGAGCTCCTTTGGTTTGGGAGGCTATGGGGGCTCCTCTGGGTATGGCCGTTCCCTAGGCTCTGGAGACAACATGGGTGACGTGGGCTCCCTGGGCTATGGAGGCCAATATGGGTCCAGCAGCTTTGGCAGTTGTGGGAGGTCCTACGGCTCTGGTTTCTCTTCCTATGGCACAGGGTATTACCTCCCTGGTGCGCAGAGGTGGGGCATGTCCCGCCGCGGGAGCTGCGGGGCTTTCTAAAGCCCCCAGGATGGTGCCCAGAACCAGCAACAGTCCTGAAGCAAGGACCGTGGCACAAGGACATGGAGCAAGAGCCATGGGGAGCGGCAGCATGCAtcagctgccctggcatggggACAGGAGGAGGCTGTGTGTGCCCAGCAGCCCACTACCCCGTGCCACCATGTGCCCTGGCTGCATGGCTGAGCCTTGGTATCCCCTGCATGCCTCCATCACCTTGGCTGTCCCCTGGGTCCTGAGCGGGGCACTGCTACCAGAGCGTGATACCTGCATCACGTGTTTCCCCTTGTATTGCCTTGATCTTTCTGTAATTGGCTGCTACGCTTCTCTTTCACATTAAAACCCTGTGGTGTTGCACAAGAACTTCTCTGGTTTTCATTGTTCTTCAGCCTCCTCAGGGAGCAAAACTCCCTGGTGTGCTGAGTTATCAAACAATCTGCCCTGCTCAATCTCCCTTTAAAATGTGGAATGAAAGTTTAATTGGGATCCTTAAGGCATCAACAGCATTGTGTTAATGAATGTTTGTTCAGCAATTTACCAGTCATTATCTTCCCCAAGGTTCAGAACAGGCAGGGTAATTGTTATTGCTCTGAGGATTTCTGGTGACACCCCAAAGGGCTGCCAAATCATCACATAAATTAGCAATCAATTACTACATAATTGCAGCATTCCTGACCTAGCAAGCCAACAAAGGAAGAGtcatacataattttttctttaatttgttgatttttaaatgttcttcctGATATTTACTGCCATTCTTTGTTAATGGCAAAATGTTCTTCATAATCTAAAAAGTGAGTATGAAAATAATACCAGAGATTGCTGGGATTTTATGAGCTCCAAGGAATTGAAATACCAAGAGATGAAATGATATATTGCCTGTAAGACAGCATTAGCTTTCCCACCTCTTCCCGCCCCCTCACCCCCATTGATTGTTAGCCAGGAATGATTATTCCATATTGTACTTAAAGAAGTGTGACTATGGGAAAAGATACCCTATCAAAAAAGGGTATTACTCATTGCTTGTATTTATCTATGATTACCTCCTTTCTAATTGCTATGGTATAAGTTAAATGAAGATCTGCCCAGTACTGACAATTTATGCACAGGCAAATTTTTCCCAGAGAAGGCTCcgaagaggaagagagaggaagaacatTGCAAGACACATATTATGATGCACCATACATTTAATGAGTgagaagcagaatttaaaaaaaatgtacagcaTAAGAAAGCAGTAGGGTTGAATATGGATAAGACTAATCATCCATTTCAAGGGAATGCTTTACAGCTGGACACCCAGCTCCTACATGCAAcaataaaagttacatttttcacCTCATTGTTAACAGAGAAAGGCATTAAATCAGAAATGCCAAGCTCCTGCAGTCCCATTAGCTTAGGGAAAAGCTGAGGGTGGTCAGCAAGCATATGGCCATGGTCATGAACTCAGTCCTGCATCCGGATCATGCCTTTAAGCTTCTGGTTGTTCCTTTGTGGTTTTTCCCCAAGGCTTTGTCATGGCCCACACCGGTTGTAACGACGGTAGGACCTCCCATAAAGGCCACCTAGACCTGAATGTCCAAGGCTCCCAAGTCCCAGGGAGCTGCCAGAGGAGATAGGGACCCCCCCAGCATTGAGAGCATCCCCTACAGCTGCAGACGCTGAGGATCCCACCGCGGTATtttgtgggaaggagctgaggatcgggccgggcagggtcaccaccacaggAGAGGGCTGGATCACATATGTcgagtcctggcactgcctgacgcAGGGCTCGTTGCAGCTATTCGCCAGCGGGGTTGGGCCACAGGTGGTGGGAGGACACAGGTCGTAGCAAGACATGTCTGCGGGATGGAACTAAGTCTGAAACACAGGGAAGGAGGTAAATACAAGGAAGAAGTTGTAATTATAGTCATGTAATTAAGCTGCTGAGATTATGGAGAGTGCAACAAACTAACTAGACACTATGTGCAGAATGGAATAATGTGTTAGTCTTAGGTTGAAAGGAGACTTCAGTGAAACCCAAACTCCTCTACACTACAGAGGACAGCTCAAGGGGTAGCTCTACCTGCTCCTGAGCAGTCTTTGATAGCTCATTTCCCACAACACTCCTCCAGGATGCCTGCAGCCCTGCAATAGGTGGGAAGTGAGGGACAAGGCTTATGATCTCCTGTATGACACAACTAGAAGAAACTTCGCCCAAaacagagggaagaagaaaaaattcctCAGCAGGTAGAAGTGAGGCGCATAACCTGGTAATGTGACACTTACCTGTGAAAGGGAGCTGTTATCCTCCCCACTGATGGGCTTGTCTCTtaaacagcaaaagaacaaaTATTCTGCCTAATTCTTATTTAATCATCCCCTTTTCTTTGTGCTTATTTCCTCTTACATGAGTCTTAcagagaaagcagctttctgcCTGTTTCTGAAGGGGAGGGAAATGGAAGTTGACGGTGTCCAAAATCATTTGATAAGCAAATAGAACAGGCGGAAGCTCTACTATTGATATTTTAGTTTCAGGTTATTGAGGTGCTGCAATGGAGATCTAGTGCCAAAGTATTCAGAGCATTTTAGAAGGAGACGATTCAAGTATTTCTGGTCCCAAAGTGCTTAGGAACAGAGAAGGATTATTTTCATGGTATCCTAGTGCAAGAAGGGATATACTTTCAATATTGTTCAGCACACTTGAAAATTTGAGCCCATTTACTTGCCTATCTACAGAATAAGCTCcgagaaagtaaaaaaatctcTGTACAGATTCTCCACATCCACTTCTAGTTGCTGAGCAATTCACATGCAGAGATTAGAACATCTTGGAACTGAATGATCCAGtgacacaaatgaaaaatgagtctGAAGTCCTGTATCCAGCAATTGCCACCCTTCAAAGAACAGGTGCCCTCTTTCAGAGAAAGAGCTACTTGCAGGTCTCCCACACACACTGATAAAGAGCATAAACCTTAGACTGCTATAGACAAggcagtgtaaaaataaaatacgaTGAAGGCAACAATTCAGGACATTGAAAGATAGCAAGCAGGTTCAGACTTACCCTTTTCACCAAGGAGAATAAAGCAGAAGAAGTGGATGGCAGCAGCTCTCACTGTGCTGGCTTTTATACTGTGTCCTCGAGTGCCTGAGGACCTGAGACATACTTTGTGCATGTAGCTTTACCAGCCAATTGCTAAAGACTGCTTGTATGCAAAATATTCCCAGCTGATGATTTACTTTCTCCTCACTGTTTGTATTTATTGCCTTGATCTAATTTCCTCACCATAATGTATGCATTCCACTATAGAGGTTTCTTTTATCTTAAAGTCTTATGAGCCCAGTTAATTCCTGGTCAAATCAACTGCTTCATCTGAGTTACTAAAGTAATTCTTTTGCATCCTGAGGACAATATATGCAATGTATGTCATTTGACACAGATGAATACATATATTGGGAAAGACACATGTGAACTCCCCTGCGAAATCCCCCTTCCCTCTTCATGGAGAGCACAAGTTTTTGACACATCTCACTCTGAAAGAGCCAGCAGTTACTATTTCTGACTCTGAATTGGACTGTAGGTTTGCCAAATTCCTCCCAAACAGCCACACAGCTGcacaaattcagaaaataaaatcgTTACAGAAAGCACTTAGCAGAGCTGATTGCACTTTACCAGCCTCAAAGGTACTTAGTGGGAAACAGATTATTTGAGGGAACATATTGTTTTACTTTCTTGACTCAGGAGACAAGATGAAAGAGTATCAGCAGTCTGATCTACTCATTTAATATTAAACTACTACACTTCCATGAAGGAATTTGAGACACAGCTCTTCAATTTGGGAACTGAGCGTCAAAGCCCTTAATCTAAGGAGTCTGCAGTTTTATCTTTCTTCCTACATCAAACTCCAGGAAAACAATTCAGGTCAGATTGAGGATGCATGTGAATTTTAGGCTAGTCAGAGACACTGGTACTCAGAGTCTTGCACAAGCTTACCTACGGGGTCATTAATGATGCCAAACAGTTTTACATTTGCcattaaattattcttttccccTACTCTGTCTTGCACTATTACACAAAATTATACTCCAAATTAATGGTAGCTACTTACAGAAGTGTATAatattcttgttctttttttctcttttgaaagcaAATAATGTCGTCTTCATTTTGCATGGTCTTAAAGAACATTGCAATGTGCAAcaattccatttctttttcaaagacaaTTTCTAGATTAAAAAGTAATTGCATACAATGCACAAGCAGACTTTAGGGCAGGGATCAGTATTCCAATCTCTCCTCTCCTAGTGTTTAAATCACTTAGCTAGAGACATGCAAATTATCCCTGAACTGCGAGTATCTTCATTAAGATCTCCTGGGAAATAAAAGCTGATTGTACACTTCTGAAGAGCAAAAGTCTTCAAAGTTCACAACACATTTTCATCAATGGCTCAGACATGCAAATAATGCATTATCAGAAAATGTGAAGGTATGTGACACTATTTGAACATGATCAGCATGTAAAGTTTGTGACCAGGATTACTAATGAATTTCACAAGCTTCCGCACATTATACGGTGTCACAAACTGGAGTCCTTccattttttacttaaaatataaataagtatttGCACAAAATCACGTGTTAAAAATCCCATTCCAATCATCAGTCACTGGATGTCCTTACGTATGTGATGACCCCCATCAGTGACACTACTGACTGAAGCTCTCTTGTCCCTTGAGATTTACC from Aptenodytes patagonicus chromosome 26, bAptPat1.pri.cur, whole genome shotgun sequence carries:
- the LOC143171031 gene encoding uncharacterized protein LOC143171031 codes for the protein MSCYSESWRPCEVTCPQPIAESYNEPCVQQCPDSRAVIFPPPAVVTVPGPILSSFPQESIVGSSGPAWLGSSFSSQSSQGYGGSFGLGGYGGSLGYRSSGSYGGSFGLGSYGGSSGYGRSRGYGSSLGLGGSSGYRGSLGYGNSQSYEGSFGLGGYGSCLGLGGSSGYRGSRGYGSSFGLGGYGGSSGYGRSLGSGDNMGDVGSLGYGGQYGSSSFGSCGRSYGSGFSSYGTGYYLPGAQRWGMSRRGSCGAF
- the LOC143171032 gene encoding uncharacterized protein LOC143171032; the encoded protein is MSCYSESWRPCEVTCPQPIAESYNEPCVQQCPDSRAVIFPPPAVVTVPGPILSSFPQESIVGSSGPAWLGSSFSSQSSQGYGGSFGLGGYGGSLGYRSSGSYGGSFGLGSYGGSSGYGRSRGYGSSLGLGGSSGYRGSLGYGNSQSYEGSFGLGGYGSCLGLGGSSGYRGSRGYGSSFGLGGYGGSSGYGRSLGSGDNMGDVGSLGYGGQYGSSSFGSCGRSYGSGFSSYGTGYYLPGAQRWGMSRRGSCGAF